The following proteins come from a genomic window of Vicinamibacterales bacterium:
- a CDS encoding trypsin-like peptidase domain-containing protein yields the protein MRLTVVAVVLCSAVSFLLGTVSIRPPAGAIGAPGGAAGAVSPGGAVNFADVAERVNAAVVNIDAAARGGERRRRGVDEPRDLPPHELELPHQGSGSGFVIDRQGFILTNYHVIEDADRITVTLSDGRTLRGEVVGTDPAIDVALIKVAAAGPLEAAPLGDSDQLRVGEWVCAIGNPLGYVHSVTVGVVSFIGRKLFDASLDDYIQTDAAINYGNSGGPLINARGQVVGINSALSSRASNIGFAVPINQAVAILPQLKARGRVSRGFIGVVLTDVTPDLQRSLNLPVSRGALVQDVTDGSPAERAGVRPYDVILSVDGRDVLSNDELIRDISGRQPDTAVRLDLLRDGRKQTAHMRLIERPRDLGGADPGPPSAPPQPALPEDAPLGLAVRDLDTAFVRRMGIPGAVAGVVVVRADPTGASFSPPMRRGFVIMEINRQPVRSVADFARIVAAARTGDVLAFYGYDPSVGQRGFVLATVDTR from the coding sequence ATGCGCCTTACCGTCGTCGCGGTCGTGCTGTGCAGCGCCGTGTCGTTCCTGCTGGGGACGGTCTCGATCCGCCCGCCTGCCGGCGCCATCGGGGCGCCCGGAGGCGCGGCGGGAGCCGTCTCGCCGGGGGGCGCGGTCAACTTCGCGGACGTCGCCGAGCGGGTGAACGCCGCGGTGGTCAACATCGACGCGGCGGCGCGAGGCGGGGAGCGGCGGCGGCGCGGCGTCGACGAGCCGCGCGATCTGCCGCCGCACGAGTTGGAGCTGCCGCACCAGGGATCCGGCAGCGGATTCGTGATCGATCGGCAGGGCTTCATCCTCACCAACTATCACGTCATCGAAGACGCGGATCGGATCACCGTGACGTTGTCGGACGGGCGGACGCTCCGCGGTGAAGTCGTCGGCACCGACCCGGCGATCGACGTCGCGCTGATCAAGGTTGCCGCCGCCGGTCCGCTCGAAGCGGCGCCGCTCGGCGATTCCGACCAGTTGCGGGTCGGCGAATGGGTGTGTGCGATCGGCAACCCGCTCGGCTACGTGCATTCGGTGACGGTGGGGGTGGTGAGCTTCATCGGACGGAAGCTGTTCGATGCGAGCCTGGACGACTACATCCAGACCGACGCGGCGATCAATTACGGCAACAGCGGCGGTCCGTTGATCAACGCGCGGGGGCAGGTGGTCGGGATCAACTCGGCGCTCAGCTCGCGCGCCTCGAACATCGGCTTCGCCGTGCCGATCAACCAGGCGGTGGCGATTCTGCCGCAGTTGAAGGCGCGAGGCCGGGTGTCGCGCGGATTCATCGGGGTGGTGCTGACCGACGTCACGCCCGATCTGCAGCGGTCGTTGAATCTGCCGGTGTCGCGCGGCGCGCTCGTCCAGGACGTCACCGACGGCTCGCCGGCCGAACGGGCGGGCGTGCGTCCCTACGACGTGATTCTCAGCGTCGACGGCCGGGACGTGCTGTCGAACGACGAGCTGATCCGCGACATCTCGGGGCGGCAGCCGGATACGGCGGTCCGGCTCGACCTGCTGCGCGACGGACGCAAGCAGACGGCGCACATGCGCCTGATCGAGCGGCCGCGCGATCTCGGCGGAGCGGATCCGGGGCCGCCGTCGGCGCCGCCGCAGCCGGCGCTGCCGGAAGACGCGCCGCTCGGCCTGGCGGTCCGCGATCTCGACACCGCGTTCGTGCGGCGGATGGGGATCCCCGGCGCGGTCGCCGGCGTCGTCGTGGTCCGCGCGGATCCGACCGGCGCGTCGTTCTCGCCGCCGATGCGGCGCGGATTCGTGATCATGGAGATCAACCGTCAGCCGGTGCGCTCGGTGGCCGACTTCGCCCGGATCGTCGCGGCGGCCCGGACGGGTGACGTGCTGGCGTTTTATGGTTACGATCCGTCCGTGGGGCAGAGAGGATTCGTGCTGGCGACGGTGGACACGAGATGA